One stretch of Prionailurus viverrinus isolate Anna chromosome C1, UM_Priviv_1.0, whole genome shotgun sequence DNA includes these proteins:
- the PIK3CD gene encoding phosphatidylinositol 4,5-bisphosphate 3-kinase catalytic subunit delta isoform isoform X3 — MPPGVDCPMEFWTKEENQSVAVDFLLPTGVYLNFPVSRNANLSTIKKVLWHRAQYEPLFHMLSDPEAYVFTCVNQTAEQQELEDEQRRLCDIQPFLPVLRLVAREGDRVKKLVNSQISLLIGKGLHEFDSLRDPEVNDFRTKMRQFCEEAAARRQQLGWEAWLQYSFPLQLEPSARSWGAGTLRVPNRALLVNVKFEGSEESFTFQVSSKDVPLALMACALRKKATVFRQPLLERPEDYTLQVNGKHEYLYGSYPLCQFQYICSCLHSGLTPHLTMVHSSSILAMRDEQSNPAPQVQKPRTKPPPIPMKKPFCVELIQGSKVNADERMKLVVQAGLFHGNETLCKTVSSSEVSVCSEPVWKQRLEFDINVCDLPRMARLCFALYAVIEKAKKARSTKKKSKKADCPIAWANLMLFDYKDQLKTGECCLYMWPSAPDEKGELLNPAGTVRSNPNTESAAALVICLPEVSAYPVYYPALDKILELGRHGEHGRFSEEEQLQLREILERRGSGELYEHEKDLVWKMRHEVQERFPEALARLLLVTKWNKHEDVAQMLYLLCSWPDLPVLSALELLDFSFPDRHVGSFAIKSLRKLTDDELFQYLLQLVQVLKYESYLDCELTKFLLDRALSNRKIGHFLFWHLRSEMHVPSVALRFGLIMEAYCRGSTHHMKVLMRQGEALSKLKALNDFVKVSSQKTTRPQTKELMHLCMRQETYLEALSNLQSPLDPSTLLAEVCVEQCTFMDSKMKPLWVIYSNEEAGSDSSVGIIFKNGDDLRQDMLTLQMIQLMDVLWKQEGLDLRMTPYGCLSTGDRTGLIEVVLHSDTIANIQLNKSNMAATAAFNKDALLNWLKSKNPGEALDRAIEEFTLSCAGYCVATYVLGIGDRHSDNIMIRENGQLFHIDFGHFLGNFKTKFGINRERVPFILTYDFVHVIQQGKTNNSEKFERFRGYCERAYTILRRHGPLFLHLFALMRAAGLPELSCSKDIQYLKDSLALGKTEEEALKHFRVKFNEALRESWKTKVNWLAHNVSKDNRQ, encoded by the exons ATGCCCCCTGGGGTTGACTGCCCCATGGAATTCTGGACCAAGGAGGAGAATCAGAGTGTGGCAGTTGACTTCCTGCTGCCCACGGGGGTCTATCTGAACTTCCCTGTGTCCCGGAATGCCAACCTCAGCACCATCAAGAAG GTGTTGTGGCACCGCGCCCAGTATGAGCCACTCTTCCACATGCTCAGCGACCCTGAGGCCTACGTGTTCACCTGCGTCAACCAGACCGCGGAGCAGCAGGAGCTGGAGGACGAGCAGCGGCGACTGTGTGACATCCAGCCCTTCCTGCCGGTGCTGCGCCTGGTGGCCCGAGAGGGTGACAGGGTGAAGAAGCTTGTCAACTCACAGATCAGCCTCCTCATCGGCAAAG GCCTCCACGAGTTCGACTCCTTGCGGGACCCCGAGGTGAATGACTTTCGCACCAAGATGCGCCAGTTCTGCGAGGAGGCGGCCGCCCGCCGGCAGCAGCTGGGCTGGGAGGCCTGGCTGCAGTACAGCTTCCCCCTGCAGCTGGAGCCCTCGGCCCGGAGCTGGGGGGCCGGCACCCTGCGGGTCCCCAACCGGGCCCTCCTCGTCAACGTCAAGTTTGAGGGCAGCGAG gagAGCTTCACCTTCCAGGTGTCCAGCAAGGATGTGCCCCTGGCACTGATGGCCTGTGCCCTCCGGAAGAAGGCCACGGTGTTCCGGCAGCCGCTGCTGGAGCGGCCTGAGGACTACACCCTGCAGGTGAACGGAAAGCACGAGTACCTCTACGGCAGCTACCCCCTCTGCCAGTTCCAG TACATCTGCAGCTGCTTGCACAGCGGGCTGACCCCCCACCTGACCATGGTGCACTCTTCTTCCATCCTCGCCATGCGGGATGAGCAGAGCAACCCTGCCCCCCAAGTCCAAAAACCACGCACCAAACCGCCTCCCATTCCCATGAAGAAG CCTTTCTGCGTGGAGCTGATCCAGGGTAGCAAAGTGAATGCGGATGAGCGGATGAAG CTGGTGGTGCAGGCCGGGCTCTTCCATGGCAACGAGACGCTGTGCAAGACGGTGTCCAGCTCGGAGGTGAGCGTGTGCTCAGAGCCCGTGTGGAAGCAGCGGCTAGAGTTTGACATCAACGTCTGCGACCTGCCTCGCATGGCTCGTCTCTGCTTTGCACTTTACGCCGTGATCGAGAAGGCCAAGAAGGCTCGGTCCACCAAGAAGAAGTCCAAGAAGGCG GACTGCCCCATCGCCTGGGCCAACCTCATGCTGTTTGACTACAAGGACCAGCTCAAGACCGGTGAATGCTGCCTGTACATGTGGCCGTCCGCACCAG ACGAGAAGGGGGAGCTGCTGAACCCCGCGGGAACAGTGCGGAGTAACCCCAACACGGAGAGCGCTGCTGCCCTAGTCATCTGCCTCCCTGAGGTGTCCGCCTACCCTGTGTACTACCCAGCCCTGGACAAG ATTCTGGAGCTGGGGCGGCACGGGGAGCACGGGCGCTTCAGCGAGGAGGAG CAGCTGCAGCTGCGGGAAATCCTGGAGCGGCGGGGGTCCGGGGAGCTGTACGAGCACGAGAAAGACCTGGTGTGGAAGATGCGGCACGAGGTCCAGGAGCGCTTCCCGGAGGCGCTGGCCCGCCTGCTGCTGGTCACCAAGTGGAACAAGCACGAGGATGTGGCCCAg ATGCTCTACCTGCTGTGCTCCTGGCCGGACCTGCCCGTCCTGAGCGCCCTGGAGCTGCTGGACTTCAGCTTCCCCGACCGCCACGTGGGCTCCTTCGCCATCAAGTCTCTGCGGAAACTGAC GGACGATGAGCTTTTCCAGTACCTGCTGCAGCTGGTGCAGGTCCTCAAGTACGAGTCCTACCTGGACTGCGAGCTGACCAAGTTCCTGCTGGACCGGGCCCTGTCCAACCGCAAGATCGGCCACTTCCTTTTCTGGCACCTCCG ctCCGAGATGCACGTGCCCTCCGTGGCGCTGCGCTTCGGCCTCATCATGGAAGCCTACTGCAGGGGCAGCACCCACCACATGAAGGTGCTGATGAGGCAG GGCGAGGCGCTGAGCAAACTGAAGGCCCTGAACGACTTTGTCAAGGTGAGCTCCCAGAAGACCACCCGGCCCCAGACCAAGGAGCTGATGCACCTGTGCATGCGCCAGGAGACCTACCTGGAGGCCCTCTCCAACCTGCAGTCCCCGCTGGACCCCAGCACCCTGCTGGCCGAAGTCTG CGTGGAACAGTGCACCTTCATGGATTCCAAGATGAAGCCCCTGTGGGTCATATACAGCAACGAGGAGGCGGGCAGTGACAGCAGTGTGGGCATCATCTTTAAGAACGGGGACG ACCTCCGCCAGGACATGCTGACTCTGCAGATGATCCAGCTCATGGACGTTCTGTGGAAGCAGGAGGGATTGGACCTGAG GATGACCCCCTATGGCTGCCTCTCCACGGGGGACCGCACAGGCCTCATCGAGGTGGTGCTTCACTCAGACACCATCGCCAACATCCAGCTGAACAAAAGCAACATGGCAGCCACGGCTGCCTTCAACAAGGATGCCCTGCTCAACTGGCTCAAGTCCAAGAACCCTGG ggaagccTTGGATCGAGCCATTGAGGAGTTTACCCTCTCCTGCGCGGGTTACTGTGTGGCCACTTACGTGTTGGGCATCGGTGATCGGCACAGTGACAACATCATGATCCGCGAGAATGGGCAG CTGTTCCACATTGATTTTGGCCACTTTCTGGGGAATTTCAAGACCAAGTTTGGAATCAACCGTGAGCGCGTCCCATTCATCCTCACGTACGACTTTGTGCACGTGATCCAGCAGGGGAAAACGAATAACAGTGAGAAATTTGAAAG gttCCGTGGCTACTGTGAGCGAGCCTATACCATCCTGCGGCGCCACGGGCCTCTGTTCCTTCACCTCTTCGCCCTGATGCGGGCCGCCGGCCTGCCTGAGCTCAGCTGCTCCAAAGACATCCAGTATCTCAAG GACTCTCTGGCCTTGGGAAAGACAGAGGAGGAGGCTCTAAAGCACTTTCGAGTGAAGTTCAACGAAGCCCTCCGGGAGAGCTGGAAGACCAAAGTGAACTGGCTGGCCCACAACGTGTCCAAAGACAACAGGCAGTAG